A genomic window from Pecten maximus chromosome 2, xPecMax1.1, whole genome shotgun sequence includes:
- the LOC117321631 gene encoding tyrosine-protein kinase Abl-like isoform X2: protein MGAQQGKENKTAGKSKGKQKEPSRPPPGTFFEPSVDPKDMSPDSRKGMTKSVYDSLLQTRPLPDAPSIGDVLNTKWMSKENLLASQNEDDPNLFVALYDFQSGGDNQLSIVKGEQVTILGYNKGGEWCEVKNKAGDIGWVPSNYIAPVNSLDKFSWYHGQISRNASEYLLSSGINGSFLVRESESSPGQRSISVRFEGRVYHYRISEDSDGKVFVTQEHRFNTLAELVHHHSIHSDGLVTTLLYPAPKRTKPTVFGLSPEPDRWEIERTEIAMKHRLGGGQYGDVYEAIWKRYNKTVAVKTLKEDTMALKDFLEEACIMKEMKHPNLVQLLGVCTREPPFYIVTEFMTHGNLLDFLRGSPKGEVGATILMHMATQIASGMAYLETRMFIHRDLAARNCLVGENHLVKVADFGLARLMKDDTYTAHAGAKFPIKWTAPEGLAFNRFSTKSDVWAFGVLLWELATYGMSPYPGVELTEVYHLLERGYRMDRPAGCPANVYELMMRCWHWDPKDRPTFKDIHNSLEHMFEKSSISEEVEKELEKNDTKRVPSKKGRQPPSMDGSEHLEGRISAGPTPPAGRRVLPPMEDTELALRQNSKSLSKSRKKGGPAPAPPRRTTSCKDTPENPKDMENELKAKMKLQKAKIESSTLVEQYDEQENLERDSSAGDFTPMMVTLQPSKRFELGSPKTFQRMDSKEALKENRMEDSGISQSSTESLKRAQIDKSKYLINTDSAVKSGQFEHSQERSSGRKFSLPYHRETVRQSDLESKKVDQGTSTFEEGTDATPLVTYKGKQYPKKALPLPQQALGMPRRKYSSENVQRFESAQLIRGRGSLDAESESVTIGKLDVDNVTKAISRYGTIPKGRRIEAYLASMESGTERNPVQELPQVEDHDSGTDTASISSCPVLLPEPSGAKVVPSTEANIIKPEPNVKPSAFVKSQSQHTIVDNSTSHHGALLQRHKSDLTHGAMSISIDPTQPPKHYTDPKPKPSPRLSRMFTDHGEANSHEGHEPLSSLPTPVYKSLGAPLDYSPGSNTDSTVIESPESIEARLKHSADNKVQPLRPQFTHKSRSQSTGDYPRPEDTTPDENQWASVNAAMQQHMQIAQNQLEDKQGASFLSKVAMFQSQGPGSSEFSSFKPFTRGESGRESLRDDKSTSSNKSDVVTRKNEPRVEMQPYKPTASKDDNIYKPVLPKMAASSGGINPLMSKSMIDTLDTVPESYLHGQSSDSDTPKVSRETILDSSGNLKGCIDSLLATGNKSSTNFMVLSEQVLNFHEQCSHFIDSLPPHAKFHARELLSRLQSHSENLKKFSSTNPSGGGKLIGDIKMTVQEVIDLIQR from the exons ATTCCCTCCTGCAGACACGCCCCCTTCCAGATGCGCCCTCTATTGGTGATGTTCTCAACACAAAATGGATGTCCAAGGAAAATCTGTTGGCCAGTCAGAACGAGGATGATCCAAACCTCTTTGTTGCTCTCTACGACTTCCAGTCAGGGGGAGACAACCAGCTCAGTATTGTTAAAG GTGAACAGGTGACCATCCTAGGCTACAATAAGGGAGGTGAATGGTGCGAAGTCAAGAACAAAGCCGGGGACATCGGCTGGGTGCCTAGCAACTACATTGCCCCGGTTAACAGTCTCGACAAGTTCTCCTGGTACCATGGACAGATATCTCGGAATGCGTCGGAATATCTACTCAGTAGCGGCATCAACGGAAGCTTCTTGGTCAGAGAGAGTGAGAGTAGTCCAGGTCAAAGGTCGATATCGGTCAGGTTTGAAGGAAGAGTCTATCATTACAGAATCAGCGAGGATTCTGATGGAAAG GTATTTGTGACCCAGGAGCATCGCTTCAACACACTTGCAGAGCTAGTCCATCACCACTCCATACATTCTGATGGTCTGGTCACCACACTGCTATACCCCGCCCCTAAACGCACCAAACCCACAGTATTTGGCCTCAGCCCAGAGCCTGACCGATGGGAGATCGAACGCACGGAAATCGCCATGAAACACAGGCTGG GCGGAGGGCAGTATGGAGATGTATATGAGGCGATTTGGAAACGTTACAACAAAACTGTGGCTGTGAAAACTCTCAAG GAGGACACAATGGCTTTGAAGGATTTCCTGGAGGAGGCATGCATCATGAAGGAGATGAAACATCCTAACCTTGTACAGTTGCTGG GTGTATGTACGAGAGAACCACCATTCTATATAGTGACAGAATTTATGACACACGGTAACCTGCTTGATTTCCTACGTGGGTCGCCAAAGGGGGAGGTGGGTGCTACCATACTTATGCATATGGCCACCCAGATAGCTTCAGGCATGGCCTACCTAGAGACCCGGATGTTTATCCACAG GGATCTGGCAGCCAGGAACTGCCTGGTAGGAGAAAACCATCTAGTCAAAGTGGCAGATTTTGGACTAGCAAGGCTGATGAAGGATGATACCTACACAGCTCATGCTGGTGCAAAATTTCCCATCAAGTGGACAGCTCCCGAGGGACTGGCCTTCAATCGCTTCTCCACCAAGTCAGACGTGTGGG CTTTTGGGGTATTGCTGTGGGAGCTGGCTACCTATGGCATGTCACCGTATCCTGGTGTAGAGCTGACAGAAGTCTACCACCTCCTGGAGCGGGGCTACAGGATGGACCGACCTGCTGGGTGTCCAGCTAATGTTTATGAACTAATGATGAGAT GTTGGCATTGGGACCCAAAAGACCGGCCAACATTCAAGGACATCCACAACTCATTAGAACACATGTTTGAGAAGTCTAGTATTAGTGAAG AGGTAGAGAAAGAGTTGGAGAAGAATGATACCAAACGAGTGCCCTCCAAGAAAGGTCGACAGCCACCTAGTATGGATGGCAGTGAACACCTCGAGGGCCGCATCAGCGCAG GTCCAACACCCCCTGCAGGCAGGCGTGTGTTGCCTCCCATGGAGGACACGGAACTGGCACTACGACAAAATAGCAAATCTTTGTCAAAATCACGCAAAAAGGGAGGTCCGGCTCCTGCCCCACCACGTAGAACCACGTCATGTAAGGACACACCTGAAAATCCCAAAGATATGGAGAATGAACTCAAGGCTAAAATGAAACTACAGAAAGCGAAGATAGAAAGTTCTACCCTAGTGGAACAGTATGATGAACAGGAGAATCTAGAAAGGGATTCTTCTGCTGGAGACTTCACCCCCATGATGGTAACACTCCAGCCATCAAAACGGTTTGAACTAGGTTCCCCTAAAACTTTCCAAAGGATGGATTCTAAGGAAGCTTTAAAGGAAAACAGAATGGAAGACAGTGGCATTTCACAAAGTAGTACTGAGAGTCTAAAGCGTGCTCAGATTGACAAATCAAAATACTTGATCAATACAGATAGTGCGGTCAAGTCTGGCCAGTTCGAGCACTCGCAAGAGCGTAGTAGTGGTAGGAAGTTTTCACTGCCATACCACCGTGAAACTGTAAGGCAATCGGACCTAGAAAGTAAAAAAGTAGACCAGGGAACAAGTACTTTTGAAGAGGGTACGGACGCAACTCCTTTAGTAACATATAAaggtaaacagtatcccaaaaAGGCCCTGCCTCTCCCACAACAGGCTCTGGGCATGCCACGTAGAAAATACTCATCTGAAAATGTGCAACGATTCGAGTCTGCCCAGTTGATACGAGGGCGGGGCTCGCTGGATGCTGAGAGTGAAAGTGTAACCATAGGTAAATTAGATGTGGATAATGTTACGAAAGCCATTAGTAGGTATGGAACCATTCCAAAAGGGCGTAGAATTGAAGCATACCTTGCGTCAATGGAAAGTGGAACCGAGCGAAATCCAGTTCAGGAGCTTCCCCAAGTAGAGGACCACGATTCTGGGACGGACACTGCCAGCATTTCCTCATGCCCGGTGCTTCTACCTGAGCCTTCAGGAGCCAAGGTAGTGCCCAGCACTGAGGCAAACATTATCAAACCAGAACCGAATGTAAAACCATCAGCTTTTGTAAAAtcacaatcacaacatacaattGTGGATAACTCCACATCTCACCATGGAGCTCTTCTTCAAAGACATAAATCTGATCTGACGCATGGAGCTATGTCTATTAGTATTGACCCCACACAACCCCCCAAACATTACACTGATCCCAAGCCTAAACCCAGCCCCCGACTGTCCCGCATGTTCACAGACCACGGTGAGGCTAATAGCCATGAGGGCCATGAGCCTCTCTCATCTTTACCAACTCCTGTGTACAAGTCGCTAGGGGCACCACTAGATTACAGTCCTGGTAGTAACACTGACTCTACTGTCATAGAAAGTCCTGAATCCATTGAGGCACGGCTTAAACACAGTGCTGACAACAAAGTTCAACCACTGCGGCCACAGTTTACCCACAAGTCGCGTTCCCAGTCCACAGGGGACTATCCACGGCCAGAGGATACAACACCAGATGAAAACCAGTGGGCAAGTGTTAATGCAGCGATGCAACAACACATGCAAATTGCTCAAAACCAGCTGGAGGATAAACAGGGTGCCTCTTTCTTATCTAAAGTTGCCATGTTTCAGTCACAGGGACCAGGGTCAAGCGAATTCAGTTCCTTCAAACCATTCACACGTGGAGAAAGTGGGAGGGAATCGCTGCGGGATGACAAATCAACAAGTAGTAATAAGTCGGACGTGGTAACAAGGAAAAATGAACCTCGTGTAGAAATGCAACCATACAAACCTACAGCTAGTAAAGACGACAATATATACAAACCTGTATTACCAAAGATGGCGGCGTCATCAGGTGGAATAAACCCCCTCATGTCAAAGTCAATGATTGATACCCTAGATACTGTACCAGAGAGCTATTTACATGGACAGAGCTCGGATTCGGACACACCAAAGGTTTCACGTGAAACAATTCTTGACTCATCTGGTAACTTAAAAGGTTGTATTGATTCTTTATTAGCAACTGGAAATAAATCTAGCACAAATTTCATGGTACTTTCAgaacaagttttaaatttcCATGAGCAGTGTTCACATTTTATTGACTCTCTTCCTCCACATGCAAAGTTCCATGCCCGAGAGCTTTTGTCACGCCTGCAGTCACATagtgaaaatttgaaaaaattcaGTAGCACAAATCCATCGGGAGGAGGTAAACTTATCGGTGATATTAAGATGACTGTCCAGGAAGTCATCGATCTTATACAAAGGTGA
- the LOC117321631 gene encoding tyrosine-protein kinase Abl-like isoform X1 has product MGAQQGKENKTAGKSKGKQKEPSRPPPGTFFEPSVDPKDMSPDSRKGMTKSVYDSLLQTRPLPDAPSIGDVLNTKWMSKENLLASQNEDDPNLFVALYDFQSGGDNQLSIVKDIIIAGEQVTILGYNKGGEWCEVKNKAGDIGWVPSNYIAPVNSLDKFSWYHGQISRNASEYLLSSGINGSFLVRESESSPGQRSISVRFEGRVYHYRISEDSDGKVFVTQEHRFNTLAELVHHHSIHSDGLVTTLLYPAPKRTKPTVFGLSPEPDRWEIERTEIAMKHRLGGGQYGDVYEAIWKRYNKTVAVKTLKEDTMALKDFLEEACIMKEMKHPNLVQLLGVCTREPPFYIVTEFMTHGNLLDFLRGSPKGEVGATILMHMATQIASGMAYLETRMFIHRDLAARNCLVGENHLVKVADFGLARLMKDDTYTAHAGAKFPIKWTAPEGLAFNRFSTKSDVWAFGVLLWELATYGMSPYPGVELTEVYHLLERGYRMDRPAGCPANVYELMMRCWHWDPKDRPTFKDIHNSLEHMFEKSSISEEVEKELEKNDTKRVPSKKGRQPPSMDGSEHLEGRISAGPTPPAGRRVLPPMEDTELALRQNSKSLSKSRKKGGPAPAPPRRTTSCKDTPENPKDMENELKAKMKLQKAKIESSTLVEQYDEQENLERDSSAGDFTPMMVTLQPSKRFELGSPKTFQRMDSKEALKENRMEDSGISQSSTESLKRAQIDKSKYLINTDSAVKSGQFEHSQERSSGRKFSLPYHRETVRQSDLESKKVDQGTSTFEEGTDATPLVTYKGKQYPKKALPLPQQALGMPRRKYSSENVQRFESAQLIRGRGSLDAESESVTIGKLDVDNVTKAISRYGTIPKGRRIEAYLASMESGTERNPVQELPQVEDHDSGTDTASISSCPVLLPEPSGAKVVPSTEANIIKPEPNVKPSAFVKSQSQHTIVDNSTSHHGALLQRHKSDLTHGAMSISIDPTQPPKHYTDPKPKPSPRLSRMFTDHGEANSHEGHEPLSSLPTPVYKSLGAPLDYSPGSNTDSTVIESPESIEARLKHSADNKVQPLRPQFTHKSRSQSTGDYPRPEDTTPDENQWASVNAAMQQHMQIAQNQLEDKQGASFLSKVAMFQSQGPGSSEFSSFKPFTRGESGRESLRDDKSTSSNKSDVVTRKNEPRVEMQPYKPTASKDDNIYKPVLPKMAASSGGINPLMSKSMIDTLDTVPESYLHGQSSDSDTPKVSRETILDSSGNLKGCIDSLLATGNKSSTNFMVLSEQVLNFHEQCSHFIDSLPPHAKFHARELLSRLQSHSENLKKFSSTNPSGGGKLIGDIKMTVQEVIDLIQR; this is encoded by the exons ATTCCCTCCTGCAGACACGCCCCCTTCCAGATGCGCCCTCTATTGGTGATGTTCTCAACACAAAATGGATGTCCAAGGAAAATCTGTTGGCCAGTCAGAACGAGGATGATCCAAACCTCTTTGTTGCTCTCTACGACTTCCAGTCAGGGGGAGACAACCAGCTCAGTATTGTTAAAG ACATCATCATTGCAGGTGAACAGGTGACCATCCTAGGCTACAATAAGGGAGGTGAATGGTGCGAAGTCAAGAACAAAGCCGGGGACATCGGCTGGGTGCCTAGCAACTACATTGCCCCGGTTAACAGTCTCGACAAGTTCTCCTGGTACCATGGACAGATATCTCGGAATGCGTCGGAATATCTACTCAGTAGCGGCATCAACGGAAGCTTCTTGGTCAGAGAGAGTGAGAGTAGTCCAGGTCAAAGGTCGATATCGGTCAGGTTTGAAGGAAGAGTCTATCATTACAGAATCAGCGAGGATTCTGATGGAAAG GTATTTGTGACCCAGGAGCATCGCTTCAACACACTTGCAGAGCTAGTCCATCACCACTCCATACATTCTGATGGTCTGGTCACCACACTGCTATACCCCGCCCCTAAACGCACCAAACCCACAGTATTTGGCCTCAGCCCAGAGCCTGACCGATGGGAGATCGAACGCACGGAAATCGCCATGAAACACAGGCTGG GCGGAGGGCAGTATGGAGATGTATATGAGGCGATTTGGAAACGTTACAACAAAACTGTGGCTGTGAAAACTCTCAAG GAGGACACAATGGCTTTGAAGGATTTCCTGGAGGAGGCATGCATCATGAAGGAGATGAAACATCCTAACCTTGTACAGTTGCTGG GTGTATGTACGAGAGAACCACCATTCTATATAGTGACAGAATTTATGACACACGGTAACCTGCTTGATTTCCTACGTGGGTCGCCAAAGGGGGAGGTGGGTGCTACCATACTTATGCATATGGCCACCCAGATAGCTTCAGGCATGGCCTACCTAGAGACCCGGATGTTTATCCACAG GGATCTGGCAGCCAGGAACTGCCTGGTAGGAGAAAACCATCTAGTCAAAGTGGCAGATTTTGGACTAGCAAGGCTGATGAAGGATGATACCTACACAGCTCATGCTGGTGCAAAATTTCCCATCAAGTGGACAGCTCCCGAGGGACTGGCCTTCAATCGCTTCTCCACCAAGTCAGACGTGTGGG CTTTTGGGGTATTGCTGTGGGAGCTGGCTACCTATGGCATGTCACCGTATCCTGGTGTAGAGCTGACAGAAGTCTACCACCTCCTGGAGCGGGGCTACAGGATGGACCGACCTGCTGGGTGTCCAGCTAATGTTTATGAACTAATGATGAGAT GTTGGCATTGGGACCCAAAAGACCGGCCAACATTCAAGGACATCCACAACTCATTAGAACACATGTTTGAGAAGTCTAGTATTAGTGAAG AGGTAGAGAAAGAGTTGGAGAAGAATGATACCAAACGAGTGCCCTCCAAGAAAGGTCGACAGCCACCTAGTATGGATGGCAGTGAACACCTCGAGGGCCGCATCAGCGCAG GTCCAACACCCCCTGCAGGCAGGCGTGTGTTGCCTCCCATGGAGGACACGGAACTGGCACTACGACAAAATAGCAAATCTTTGTCAAAATCACGCAAAAAGGGAGGTCCGGCTCCTGCCCCACCACGTAGAACCACGTCATGTAAGGACACACCTGAAAATCCCAAAGATATGGAGAATGAACTCAAGGCTAAAATGAAACTACAGAAAGCGAAGATAGAAAGTTCTACCCTAGTGGAACAGTATGATGAACAGGAGAATCTAGAAAGGGATTCTTCTGCTGGAGACTTCACCCCCATGATGGTAACACTCCAGCCATCAAAACGGTTTGAACTAGGTTCCCCTAAAACTTTCCAAAGGATGGATTCTAAGGAAGCTTTAAAGGAAAACAGAATGGAAGACAGTGGCATTTCACAAAGTAGTACTGAGAGTCTAAAGCGTGCTCAGATTGACAAATCAAAATACTTGATCAATACAGATAGTGCGGTCAAGTCTGGCCAGTTCGAGCACTCGCAAGAGCGTAGTAGTGGTAGGAAGTTTTCACTGCCATACCACCGTGAAACTGTAAGGCAATCGGACCTAGAAAGTAAAAAAGTAGACCAGGGAACAAGTACTTTTGAAGAGGGTACGGACGCAACTCCTTTAGTAACATATAAaggtaaacagtatcccaaaaAGGCCCTGCCTCTCCCACAACAGGCTCTGGGCATGCCACGTAGAAAATACTCATCTGAAAATGTGCAACGATTCGAGTCTGCCCAGTTGATACGAGGGCGGGGCTCGCTGGATGCTGAGAGTGAAAGTGTAACCATAGGTAAATTAGATGTGGATAATGTTACGAAAGCCATTAGTAGGTATGGAACCATTCCAAAAGGGCGTAGAATTGAAGCATACCTTGCGTCAATGGAAAGTGGAACCGAGCGAAATCCAGTTCAGGAGCTTCCCCAAGTAGAGGACCACGATTCTGGGACGGACACTGCCAGCATTTCCTCATGCCCGGTGCTTCTACCTGAGCCTTCAGGAGCCAAGGTAGTGCCCAGCACTGAGGCAAACATTATCAAACCAGAACCGAATGTAAAACCATCAGCTTTTGTAAAAtcacaatcacaacatacaattGTGGATAACTCCACATCTCACCATGGAGCTCTTCTTCAAAGACATAAATCTGATCTGACGCATGGAGCTATGTCTATTAGTATTGACCCCACACAACCCCCCAAACATTACACTGATCCCAAGCCTAAACCCAGCCCCCGACTGTCCCGCATGTTCACAGACCACGGTGAGGCTAATAGCCATGAGGGCCATGAGCCTCTCTCATCTTTACCAACTCCTGTGTACAAGTCGCTAGGGGCACCACTAGATTACAGTCCTGGTAGTAACACTGACTCTACTGTCATAGAAAGTCCTGAATCCATTGAGGCACGGCTTAAACACAGTGCTGACAACAAAGTTCAACCACTGCGGCCACAGTTTACCCACAAGTCGCGTTCCCAGTCCACAGGGGACTATCCACGGCCAGAGGATACAACACCAGATGAAAACCAGTGGGCAAGTGTTAATGCAGCGATGCAACAACACATGCAAATTGCTCAAAACCAGCTGGAGGATAAACAGGGTGCCTCTTTCTTATCTAAAGTTGCCATGTTTCAGTCACAGGGACCAGGGTCAAGCGAATTCAGTTCCTTCAAACCATTCACACGTGGAGAAAGTGGGAGGGAATCGCTGCGGGATGACAAATCAACAAGTAGTAATAAGTCGGACGTGGTAACAAGGAAAAATGAACCTCGTGTAGAAATGCAACCATACAAACCTACAGCTAGTAAAGACGACAATATATACAAACCTGTATTACCAAAGATGGCGGCGTCATCAGGTGGAATAAACCCCCTCATGTCAAAGTCAATGATTGATACCCTAGATACTGTACCAGAGAGCTATTTACATGGACAGAGCTCGGATTCGGACACACCAAAGGTTTCACGTGAAACAATTCTTGACTCATCTGGTAACTTAAAAGGTTGTATTGATTCTTTATTAGCAACTGGAAATAAATCTAGCACAAATTTCATGGTACTTTCAgaacaagttttaaatttcCATGAGCAGTGTTCACATTTTATTGACTCTCTTCCTCCACATGCAAAGTTCCATGCCCGAGAGCTTTTGTCACGCCTGCAGTCACATagtgaaaatttgaaaaaattcaGTAGCACAAATCCATCGGGAGGAGGTAAACTTATCGGTGATATTAAGATGACTGTCCAGGAAGTCATCGATCTTATACAAAGGTGA